Below is a genomic region from Venturia canescens isolate UGA chromosome 1, ASM1945775v1, whole genome shotgun sequence.
taagaatttcgaattacttatatttctccaatctgatattacaactttaaaaatttcgagatatCGACCATTCGACAATTTGATTAtttgacatattgaaccctacccgactaacctcacctggaattttcgaaatcgaaattcttcgacacagtttgaccgattaaaaaaaggctttgTCAGCGCTTACGCGGGGGACGAAGACAAAAATCGGCTGACCttctttaaggagtttcagtacaaaagtcaaaatattaagaaattgatgaaatttggtgataatgttcttcaacatcaagtgcgaaaactcaaattttttcaaaattttcttctacttagttatcgagtaattacgcattaaagcagatttctcatgcccggaatgtatacctatatatatggaaacgctatgcttatacacgtaaactttagtgatcaattactcgataactgtgtagaagaaaaatcttaaaaaatttgtgtcgtcaaatttggcactaaagaatatgttcaccaaattttataaaattctgaactttttgaattttttaatttttttagcatggattagcatggcaacattgtatcgcctgtaccgaaactccttaaatcggtcaaactgcatcaaagaatttcgatttcgaaatttgcagctatctctctcgcgttcacggttgcgatataacGAGTGATCCGTCCTCTCAAACGCtcatcttttatttcctgtggattgaaaaatatttttcaatcataattttttttactttacagTTTGTTTTGCTCGTACATCGcattcataaaataaaaaataaagacaaATTAAGCGCTCTCAGTGTAAATGCATCGatggcgaaatatcgacgcTCCGAGCGAAcgcgaccctcgatgtcagcATCGAAACTTTTCAAAGGAAAGCCAGGTCatattcgcacgagaaggAGAAAACCCCCGGATCCATAAAATTATTGActaaccgaaaaatcgccagTCTTTGACGgaaattgtaacgattggtgTTTCGAGGCAGTAATACCTCGagtttgtaacttcttaaataaacttattgttaatttgttgtaaaagtatcgagttggagttcagcttcTTTGGCCttaatcccttaaatactcgtccttgataactcgtcccttcgcgacggtcttcgcggacacaacaagTTTATATACTTTCTAGCTTCCCTTCCACCCGattaatgacgctgaagtttgcaacgttggagtccaacgaaatgatgtaaaaaaaccctccaataattccagtatttCTTAGTTTTTTAAGCTACAccatttcattaatttcgatTTCATTAATTGGTCAATTGgtcaattaaaaatgtttttttcgctcatttcgttgtactccaacgttgcgaagTTGAGCGTCGTCCCGATTAAAAAAACGGCTTTTCTCGTCCGTGTTACCCGTTAATAATctcattcgaatttttcagatGATTCGCAGCCCGTAAAAGACTGAAAGTAAAATAAAGCCAGAAGAGGTGAGGGCTAAAAAGGGAAGGAAAGGAATAGAGATAGCATGAACTTCATAGCACGAAGAAATTGGGCCTTGCGCCTATCGATAGTGCTGAACATTTGCGTCGTATTGTACGTGTGTGCACATTTGACGTCGTCGGGTCCATGGATGGAGGAAACACCGAGCAATTGGGGTGGCTCGAACGTGCCAGTCCCGTTGGCCGAAACTTATGGATCTCCCGAAAATCTCCAGATCAATTCGAGTCAACGAACGAAAGGAACATCGCTTACgaatttaaaacaaaaaacgacaaAGAACACGAGCGAAGCTACGGATAAACGTAAACAAAATACCGACAAACTCACCAAACTGGATATCTCTACTGccagtgaaaataaaaaaaaggaacattCCGGAGCCGGTGACGCGGGTGCCGACGACAGGCGGAATGAATCAACGACAAAAAAATCTGCATCACaggacttaaaaaaaaatagcaaaacgGTGAGACGCGCAATGTTGTAATATTGCAACTTCGGAGTATTTTCTGCATGGCTCCTCGTCTTTGGTCCTTCAAGATGAAACAACGTTCCCTTCAAGATCTTCTTCCTTCCTAACCTGGTCCGTCTTCCTACCTTCGCCTCGACAATACAAAATAGATTTGCTTTAAACGAgtcatgcatttttttatctgcaacgacgctcaagtttgtcactttggagttcaacgaaacgaaggaaaaaaacatttgtaattgaccatttttcatttcacgaatcactggtgtagattgaaaaactacgaattgcaaattcgacgacgctcaagtttgcaacgttggagtccaacgaaatgaaggaaaaaaaaaatttgtaaatcaccaattattttttatttcacgaaatatcggtgcagcttgaaaaactacgaatttaaAATTCGACAGgtcacaaaattggagaatagggtattttacaccatgtaaaaaaatatataaatatgcatgattatgatagatttcgtaaaaagtaaacgagaaacgtcaatatttattcataaaaatgcaatgtaaattttataattcaattttaaaaatcgtcttttttcatctgtttttcaaatgtctaaaacgccatccaccatattggattccaacgtgacgtcactccgatagtaaacaatctagattcttattgtgcgctctgtgttattttgaaattttacaagttattatgcacgtttgtggacttttatcattcatttgattaaaatcgcattatggaaaacggttttgtgagagcagaaagtacaaatctacccatgataaatatgttgatggtggcgatgaacccacaatttttgtggcatttttacactcgtattattgcattcaggcacgagacaccaatgatataccactaaaactcattatttttacaaatcttattacttggtctttcgcaattgtattgtttactaacggagtgacgtcacaaaccgaaacaacatggcggctagcgtttccgcgcgaaaattgaaaatcgtaaataaaaaatattttacaacaCAGTTTTCCCTgctattataaaattgaaataaaaattctactggtttattacgatctcaggattattttaaaacagttttcaaaaaaaggtgtaatacccTATTACTGGAATCATTAGgggtttttttacatcgtttcgttggactccaacgttggaaacttcagcgtcattttctgcatcaattttcatgaaaattggtaaataCAGGTTTTTGACGTCGCTCATTACAAATATTCGGCATAgactttcaaaattcaaaaaggcGGATGTGAAATTCCAAATACTCATTGATTGTTATAAGTGTTTGTACTTtggggttttcggggtcgctgatcTTTAATCCGGCATTAGATTTTGGTGGAATATGGTGGGTGTTGAATTGTACAGATCTTTTTACTCAATATTTCGACCTGAATTCAGTTATTTGAGGGATTTTAGtgagaaattttatcatttctaAATTCGAGATGGCAGATTCAAGATagcggatgaaaaatttgaaaaaatgatgaaacttTGATGGCCCAGCGCGAAACTTGTTCCTCCGACTCCGAGGTTCCTAAGAGTCCTGCTAATTAATCTGAAactagaattttatatttccccaATTCAAAAAGTTGGATCCAATACAgtagacgaaaaaatgtagaaGATTGCCGAAATAACTTTTGTTTCTCGACCGGAACTAACTACGGAGACGTgatctaatttcatttttgtttgtatttttttgaaaattcatgtccaccatattggattcgctattttgaatttcgaaaatcgaatGCCTAATTCCTAAGCAGCGACTCCGAAAACTCCCAAGTACAAAGCtttagaaaaatttccaagtatTTGGAACTTCatgtccgccatattggatctaCCGTATTGAACTTGAAAACCGAATGCCGGATTCGTAATGAGCGACCCTGAAAAACCTTGAGTACAAAATTTTAGAAGAATTAATTAAATGATTTGGAATTTCacgtccgccattttgaatttgtcACAGTGGGACCTTAGCAATCCTACTGTGACTGAAAGACTTGAAATGTTGCTTGTTTTCGACTGCGAACAAAAACGTCCACTCGAATGAACTTTAACGAGCTGTTCAGCAAAATAATTTCTTCAACATAAAAATTCACAGAAACGAccgtatattttttcacttttttttcgtatgtgAGTAAACTcctaatttacaaaaaaaaaaaaaaaacttgcgtTTCGTTCGTTTGAAATCCAATTTTCAATCGCCCTAAAATATTAGAAGAGCGTGAAGTAGAAGCCAGCTTGTTCAGTTCAAATTGGTTGGAAATCGTATCTTTCGACGATCTTCGACATTTCTTCGAATCGATAACATCGTTACGAgtatgagaatattttttgaaaaatctcactCAGGTATAGACATTTGTCCTTGAATATGATAAAATCAAAGCAGCTTGCAGTGACTAAGTCGAGCAaagaaaatctttaaaaaactggtgaaaagaTAAGATAATCTGTGAATAGTGTTTTGCAGCACGAAACCGCTCATTGCAATAGTAATTTATTTTGAGATGGCAGAAACACGTTTTTCTCGGACGTCCTTggtatatgaagaaaaaaaagaaaaaagtagctTGCTTTGTTCTGAATAATAGCCTTCATGGACCGACtgtccaaatttcaaattcattaaccattttattttcgagatattcgcgaTTAAAAATGGTTTCATTTTATACGCGATGCCTATACCTAACGCGTCACTCGATACCGCTTtgttcacattttttattaccgacGCTAAACGGATCTTAcgaatttaaaataaaatcagTCGTCGCTATTCATGCAGTAATATTGTGGgattaatatttaaaaaatgggaatttcTGACCATCTAGTCTCGGAGATGTCAACTGATGAACTTTTTACGTGACGCGGAACGTCATTTATTTAACTTATtatttaagaggatggatcagtcggtatatcgcaaccgtgagtgcgagagagatagctgtaaatttcgaaatcgaaattctttgacacggtTTAAccgattaataaaaaaagactctgtcagtcgatttttgccatcgttctgcgtaggaactgtgtgtcaaagaatttcaatttcgaaaattccaagtgaagttagtcgactgatccatactcttaaccTTATTTAAATAAAGCGTGATTGTGTAGGATAGACGGAGTGTACGAGCTTTGACAAAATCGTGTAGCCGGCAGCACCGTATGTATAAGCATTGGATTTTATGTGGATTCTATTGTCGCTTAAACTTTTagcgatgctttttttttacccatgcAACAATAATTCTAACGACAAATcttctcaaatatttttcgttagatgTATAAGTTTCAGTGAAAATCTGTTCACCAAACTTTATTCCAAAAGAATCCATGATAGCGATAGTAAAAGTGACcataataaaatttatctTCCAACCACTTTAATATACGAATGGTaacgattcgataaaaacataaaatgtaTTGGAGATACATTTGGAATTtaatgattttgaattttgattttcaacAGGTTGTGGGATCGAAAGCTTTGACCAAAGAGGCTATACGCTGCAACGAAAAATCGTCCGAACCGAGGACAGCTCAACGGGGAGATTACTGGGTTCTTTACAATTATGTGCCAATGAGCATGAATGTGAGATGTTGGGAAAGCGTGACCTACGCAACACACGGAGACTACACTTTTCTCGACAATCTCGAGCCGTTACTCGAAAGATGGCGTGCTCCGATCTCGATAGCCCTTTACGCACCGGGAACAGATTTCCAGCCAACGTTGAATTCGATTAAATATGTGAGAAGTTGCTCCGGTCCTCTCGTCTCTCAATTAGTTACTTTTCACATCTATTTCAGCAGCAAACACGTACCCAAAGTGGCAAGTAATCATTCTCTTCTCATCTTTTCTTAACCGAGTCGAGAGTAGAAATTGGACACTCTCAGGTCTCTATCGTATCCTCCCGCCGAAAATGAATGATTGGGTGGGGAGAGAgccaatagaaaaaaaattttccacgcTGTTTCATTGAAAACCGTTTTATATCCTGCTTCGTCTCCGATGTACGCATGGTATCGCATGGTAtattaaacatttttacaaTCGTCCCATTAAAAAAGACAGAATAACAGAGACAAAGCAGTTGCGATACATTCCAATTTTAACTTGACTTTTAAGGAGGAtggctagcgacgatacaatgttgtcatgctaaaccatatgttaaatacattaaaaatttaaaaattataagaattttataaaatttggtgaacatattctttagtgccaaatttgacgacaccaattttttaagatttttcttctgcacagttatcgagtaattaatcaataaatttcacgcgtataagcatagcgtttccatatatataggtatacattccgggcacaagaaatctgctttaatgcgtaattattcgataactaagcagaagaaaattttgaaaaaaattgtctcttCGCACTTGaggttgaagaacattatcaccaaatttcatcaatttcttatctttttgacgaatttagccaccctccttaagaaagttcacgcgaatctaatggaaatggaaaatttcgaCTTTAAGagatgaaatttggaaatatgctagaaatatacagtgtgcgattcccggaattattgtaggatctaccgtctagttgttgagaaaacaattaacgaaaatcacatttttttatgcctTATGCATAGGCTCTTGCGACAGGCACACCTGCTGTCCGGCGATttcgatttaatgaaataggatcctcccaacatTAAAGaaccaaaaacgagaataagaaaataaaaatgtttttagagATTAATGATGTCCTGAGAAACCCTTGTACCGGCGATAATTatttgggaatggaaaaagaaaaacacttatttgaggttaacgagtaataacgacgtAAACGGTGGTAGAAACGGTTTaacaacaccatgagccagctggtttcaaatataaatcatAATGCATACGCATATGAGAAGTAGAAGATTTTACtatgaaagtattttaacccgtattattatatattacaaatttatcaatctcaaCGAATAACTTACACATTATTTTAATAACTGcatcaataaattttaatcgtttcttcgatcatgaaaagagcaaaaaagttcaattgcttttttgaattacaAGTAACCcatgatcttccttaaaaTTTAGTAcatatttggaaaaaagatGTTGTActatatttttatatgaaaGGAAATTaggatttttcaaa
It encodes:
- the LOC122419363 gene encoding beta-1,4-glucuronyltransferase 1, which gives rise to MNFIARRNWALRLSIVLNICVVLYVCAHLTSSGPWMEETPSNWGGSNVPVPLAETYGSPENLQINSSQRTKGTSLTNLKQKTTKNTSEATDKRKQNTDKLTKLDISTASENKKKEHSGAGDAGADDRRNESTTKKSASQDLKKNSKTVVGSKALTKEAIRCNEKSSEPRTAQRGDYWVLYNYVPMSMNVRCWESVTYATHGDYTFLDNLEPLLERWRAPISIALYAPGTDFQPTLNSIKYVRSCSGPLVSQLVTFHIYFSSKHVPKVVPRSEKILSENYNCSLAPPWSKVSPASMYRNEKKLLYPVNVGRNIARECAPTHYLIVSDIELYPSPNLSSTFLEMITKYDQPVLLKPNPKVFVLSIFEVDEKSTPPSNKTALIAMLKNGTAIPFHKKLCAACHNVPKSKEWQETPQSSSLRVFHVGKRTGKFVHWEPIFIGTNNDPMYDERLSWEGKSDKMTQGYALCVLDYDFLILDNAFLVHRPGIKIYKKDPRRDSLTAKTNMLIKKIIVPELKVIYGTRKDCAV